One genomic region from Microcoleus sp. AS-A8 encodes:
- the miaB gene encoding tRNA (N6-isopentenyl adenosine(37)-C2)-methylthiotransferase MiaB codes for MSTSRRRYHITTFGCQMNKADSERMAGILEDMGFEWSQDPNDANLVLYNTCTIRDNAEQKVYSYLGRQAKRKHEQADLTLVVAGCVAQQEGEALLRRVPELDLVMGPQHANRLQDLLEQVFDGNQVVATEPIQIVEDITKPRRDSTVTAWVNVIYGCNERCTYCVVPNVRGVEQSRTPEAIRADMEELGRQGYKEITLLGQNIDAYGRDLPGVTESGRHQHTLTELLYYVHDVPGIERIRFATSHPRYFTERLIRACAELPKVCEHFHIPFQSGDNDILKAMARGYTQEKYRRIIDKIREYMPDASISADAIVGFPGETEAQFENTLKLVDDIGFDLLNTAAYSPRPGTPAALWENQLSEEVKSDRLQRLNHLVSTKAAQASQRYFGRIEEVLVEDQNLKDPTQVMGRTSGNRLTFFTGDIKELKGQLVKVEITEIRAFSLTGRRLH; via the coding sequence ATGAGCACTTCTCGCCGTCGCTATCACATCACCACCTTCGGCTGCCAGATGAACAAAGCCGACTCGGAGCGCATGGCTGGCATCCTAGAAGATATGGGCTTCGAGTGGTCTCAAGACCCCAACGACGCTAACTTAGTTCTTTACAACACCTGTACAATTCGGGATAACGCCGAGCAAAAGGTTTATTCTTACCTAGGAAGGCAGGCAAAGCGCAAGCACGAACAAGCTGATTTAACTCTTGTGGTGGCTGGATGTGTTGCCCAGCAAGAAGGAGAAGCCTTGCTGCGTCGAGTCCCAGAACTCGATTTGGTGATGGGACCGCAACATGCCAATCGTCTCCAGGATTTGCTGGAACAAGTATTCGATGGCAACCAAGTTGTTGCCACAGAACCGATTCAGATTGTGGAAGACATCACCAAACCTCGCCGCGATAGTACGGTTACGGCTTGGGTGAATGTGATTTACGGTTGCAATGAGCGCTGCACATACTGTGTGGTTCCCAACGTTCGGGGGGTTGAGCAATCCCGCACTCCAGAGGCGATTCGTGCAGACATGGAGGAACTAGGGCGACAGGGTTACAAGGAAATCACCCTACTCGGTCAAAATATCGATGCTTACGGACGCGATCTCCCCGGCGTCACCGAGTCTGGACGACACCAACACACCTTAACCGAGCTCTTGTATTACGTTCACGATGTGCCAGGAATTGAGCGCATCCGTTTTGCTACCAGCCATCCTCGCTACTTTACTGAACGCTTGATTCGCGCTTGTGCCGAGTTGCCCAAGGTGTGTGAACATTTTCACATTCCCTTTCAGTCGGGGGATAACGATATCCTGAAAGCCATGGCACGGGGTTACACTCAGGAAAAATATCGCCGGATTATTGATAAGATTCGCGAGTACATGCCGGATGCATCGATTAGTGCCGATGCGATTGTGGGTTTTCCTGGGGAAACGGAAGCACAGTTTGAGAATACCCTCAAGCTCGTGGACGATATCGGTTTTGATTTGCTCAATACGGCGGCTTATTCTCCCCGTCCCGGTACTCCCGCTGCACTGTGGGAGAATCAACTGAGTGAAGAGGTCAAAAGCGATCGCCTCCAGCGGCTCAATCACCTGGTTTCTACAAAAGCCGCTCAAGCGTCGCAACGTTACTTCGGACGGATTGAAGAGGTTCTCGTGGAAGACCAAAATCTCAAAGATCCCACCCAAGTCATGGGACGCACGAGCGGTAATCGCCTCACCTTCTTTACAGGCGATATTAAAGAACTTAAAGGTCAACTGGTGAAGGTCGAAATTACTGAAATTCGAGCCTTCAGTTTAACGGGTAGGCGGTTGCATTAA